A part of Desulfomicrobium baculatum DSM 4028 genomic DNA contains:
- a CDS encoding outer membrane lipoprotein-sorting protein produces MHTRTLFPKYFLFCSILFWGFANPALPAHAQPSGRELAQLVHDRYVGDDSVSRQTMELVPASGQKRVRQLNISVLEKNDARSTLLRFISPADIQGTGFLAVEDGQGETAQFLYLPALNRTRRIVAGQKSRSFVNTDFTYEEMERRPVDDSEHIIVGDESLNSVRCWIMESRPKDGSNSQYTMVRSWVAQDMLLPLRVEFFAGGETPIKRYAVLQLESIQNIWTETKVAMEDLSSGHKTTMETTDIQYNTGLSDSIFTQQALERW; encoded by the coding sequence ATGCATACCCGCACCCTGTTCCCGAAATATTTCCTTTTCTGCTCGATCCTGTTCTGGGGCTTTGCCAACCCGGCGCTTCCGGCCCACGCCCAGCCTTCGGGCCGGGAACTGGCCCAACTGGTCCATGACCGCTACGTGGGCGACGATTCCGTCTCCCGGCAAACCATGGAGCTCGTTCCGGCCTCGGGACAAAAGCGCGTCCGCCAGCTGAACATTTCCGTTCTGGAAAAAAACGACGCTCGATCTACCCTGCTCCGGTTCATATCCCCTGCGGATATCCAGGGCACAGGCTTTCTGGCCGTCGAGGACGGACAGGGGGAGACGGCCCAATTCCTCTACCTGCCCGCCCTGAACAGAACGCGACGCATCGTGGCAGGTCAGAAGAGCCGGAGCTTCGTGAACACCGATTTCACTTACGAAGAGATGGAGCGCAGGCCTGTCGACGACTCCGAGCACATCATTGTCGGCGACGAATCACTGAACAGCGTACGGTGCTGGATCATGGAAAGCAGGCCCAAAGACGGATCAAATTCCCAGTACACCATGGTCCGAAGCTGGGTGGCGCAGGATATGCTCCTGCCTTTGCGGGTAGAATTCTTTGCCGGCGGCGAAACCCCGATCAAACGCTACGCCGTGCTCCAGCTGGAAAGCATCCAGAACATCTGGACCGAGACCAAGGTGGCCATGGAAGACCTCTCGTCCGGTCATAAAACAACCATGGAAACAACGGATATCCAATACAATACAGGGTTATCAGACAGCATATTCACGCAGCAGGCTCTCGAGCGCTGGTAA
- a CDS encoding AMIN domain-containing protein, with translation MPPLLHVILLFIAFIFPIPAFANTPVLVSAFELSQADAPQTLTILLSRAPRSVRSFVLDDSNRLVLDITEARLSGTATTLPAQHPLIFRVRAAQFNPTTVRVVLDLKDEVTHRIDAIPTSTENVAHKIVVSLAPMNPAAPPQKSALPTPPPQGVKPGIQKVHPAYTVALADTDGSPENKTLVFGESKAPSEDQEEPSPWGRLNFSGFLLAKIAQELHESGDPEQARNFRNTVRLEGKWTPPLPGNDPTAVPGASSTFLLASLQSDYLWFGPEHSTDDYDLDLYEGYISHATPDWDLRLGRQIVRWGKTDQISPADNVNPQDMREFFVPELEDRKIPNWMARIRLFPGDITLEGLFIPFFEENEFDFSGTTWALLGNQPSDLRIRESKPSKGLDDADLGLRTSASLAGWDVAASYLYATEKSPRLRFDPANPAGPTLHADYHRQHIWAVEFETTADKFGFRGEGAYFDKQSLHTESLDSVAKPVAHYVLGVDYLGEQDWYANVQLSHQHVFEYESRILFLRRDNFYLNGEINREFWRGNAMLKLRYALDLYDGGSFLTPEATLSYYKNLELTLGANVFFGPQDSLFGRYRDNDQVFCKAKYYF, from the coding sequence TTGCCGCCTCTCTTGCACGTCATCCTGTTGTTCATCGCGTTCATCTTCCCGATCCCAGCCTTTGCAAACACGCCCGTCCTGGTCTCCGCTTTCGAGCTGAGCCAGGCAGATGCGCCGCAAACCCTGACCATCCTTTTGTCCAGAGCACCGCGAAGCGTACGCTCTTTTGTATTGGACGACTCCAATCGGCTGGTGCTCGACATCACCGAGGCACGGCTTTCAGGCACGGCCACCACTCTGCCCGCGCAGCACCCGTTGATCTTCCGTGTCCGCGCGGCCCAATTCAACCCGACAACCGTGCGTGTGGTCCTGGACTTGAAAGACGAGGTGACGCACCGCATCGACGCGATCCCCACAAGCACGGAAAACGTCGCCCACAAGATCGTGGTCAGCCTGGCCCCGATGAACCCGGCAGCGCCACCCCAAAAGTCCGCTCTTCCCACCCCGCCACCGCAAGGCGTCAAGCCCGGCATCCAAAAGGTGCATCCGGCGTATACCGTGGCCCTGGCAGACACAGACGGCAGCCCCGAGAATAAAACCCTTGTCTTTGGAGAATCCAAAGCCCCAAGCGAGGACCAGGAAGAGCCTTCGCCTTGGGGGCGGCTCAACTTTTCAGGGTTCCTCCTGGCAAAAATAGCGCAGGAACTGCATGAATCGGGTGATCCCGAGCAGGCGCGAAACTTCCGCAACACGGTCAGGCTCGAAGGAAAATGGACTCCGCCGCTGCCCGGCAACGACCCTACGGCCGTCCCCGGCGCATCGAGCACCTTTCTTTTGGCCTCGCTGCAGTCCGACTACCTCTGGTTCGGTCCCGAACATTCAACGGACGACTATGACCTAGACCTTTACGAAGGCTACATCTCCCACGCCACTCCGGACTGGGACCTGCGCCTGGGCAGACAGATCGTGCGCTGGGGCAAGACGGACCAGATCAGTCCGGCGGACAACGTCAATCCTCAGGACATGCGGGAATTCTTCGTCCCGGAACTGGAAGACCGCAAGATTCCCAACTGGATGGCCAGAATCCGACTGTTCCCCGGCGACATCACGCTGGAAGGCCTCTTCATCCCCTTTTTCGAGGAAAACGAATTCGACTTCTCCGGGACCACCTGGGCCCTGCTCGGCAATCAGCCGAGCGACCTGAGAATCAGGGAGTCAAAGCCCAGCAAGGGACTGGACGACGCCGATCTGGGCTTGCGCACCTCCGCGTCCCTGGCGGGATGGGACGTGGCGGCGAGCTACCTGTACGCGACGGAAAAGTCGCCCCGCCTGCGCTTCGACCCGGCCAATCCCGCAGGACCAACCCTGCATGCCGACTACCACAGGCAACACATCTGGGCCGTGGAATTCGAAACCACCGCGGACAAATTCGGATTTCGGGGCGAAGGGGCCTATTTCGACAAACAGAGCCTGCACACAGAGTCCCTCGACTCCGTGGCCAAACCCGTGGCCCATTATGTCTTGGGGGTGGATTATCTGGGCGAGCAGGACTGGTACGCGAACGTGCAGCTCTCGCACCAGCACGTCTTCGAATACGAGTCCCGGATCCTGTTTCTCCGGCGCGACAATTTTTATTTGAACGGCGAAATCAACCGCGAGTTCTGGCGGGGAAACGCCATGCTGAAACTGCGCTATGCCCTGGATCTTTACGATGGAGGCTCGTTTCTGACGCCGGAAGCCACCCTTAGCTACTACAAGAACCTCGAACTCACGCTGGGCGCAAACGTCTTTTTCGGCCCACAGGATTCCCTGTTTGGCCGCTACCGGGACAACGACCAGGTCTTTTGCAAAGCCAAATACTATTTTTAG
- a CDS encoding N-acyl amino acid synthase FeeM domain-containing protein, which translates to MTLTRHRWLNFSNSITRENECFQRAEEIDYLFKVADSACELLESYHLLYHEYVNAGYAQENKSEILFTKHHLHPKTTVLLAKSESTVISTATLVPDSNQFGLPMDDLYGKELGSLRRQRRKVVEVCSLASSTHRFSRIGIHNFTRLLFLYCVFLDVDDVCVMVNPKHVPVYKRLCDLELFGDEKHYHRVNAPAVALRADVAAVRERLGSNGLMTSYRNTLDSQYMSLRIALCERITGIFKGEHFPRFRPNPLDTGLINRILSDVIDDLQDLSLECKILLRNSYPGLQI; encoded by the coding sequence ATGACACTGACAAGACATAGATGGCTCAATTTCTCAAACTCAATCACGCGCGAAAATGAATGTTTTCAGCGTGCAGAAGAGATTGATTATCTGTTCAAAGTTGCCGATTCCGCATGCGAGCTACTGGAATCCTACCACCTCTTGTATCACGAATATGTAAATGCAGGGTACGCACAAGAGAATAAAAGCGAAATATTATTCACAAAACACCATCTGCATCCCAAAACAACGGTGCTTTTGGCCAAGTCCGAAAGCACCGTGATATCCACAGCGACACTTGTTCCCGACTCCAATCAGTTCGGTCTGCCCATGGACGACTTGTACGGCAAGGAACTGGGGTCGCTACGCAGGCAGCGGCGCAAGGTGGTGGAAGTATGCTCCCTGGCGTCCAGCACGCATAGATTTTCGAGAATCGGCATTCACAATTTCACCAGGTTGCTCTTCTTGTATTGCGTATTCCTGGATGTCGACGACGTCTGCGTGATGGTCAATCCGAAACATGTCCCCGTCTACAAGAGGCTCTGCGACCTGGAACTTTTCGGAGACGAGAAGCACTATCACAGGGTCAACGCCCCGGCCGTGGCGCTTCGCGCGGACGTGGCCGCGGTGCGGGAGCGACTCGGCAGCAATGGCCTCATGACCTCGTACCGCAACACGCTCGACTCTCAGTACATGTCGCTGCGGATCGCCCTCTGCGAGCGGATCACAGGCATCTTCAAAGGCGAACACTTTCCACGGTTCCGCCCCAACCCCCTGGACACGGGTCTGATCAACCGCATCCTGTCCGACGTCATCGACGACCTGCAGGATCTGTCCCTGGAATGCAAAATCCTGCTCCGGAATTCGTATCCCGGCCTGCAGATCTGA
- a CDS encoding N-acyl amino acid synthase FeeM domain-containing protein has product MTDLSENTRQDRRRSVRLRRSAMLRAKLDEIDRPNIKIAEARDEWAQSFALVYREYLASGYIAEPHPSGMHLSAYNLLPATCVFIFRTYVTVISTLTQIFDSELFGLPMDALYRPELDALRSQGRKITELSALATPRETRWCNLMVFLSKTMFEYSMMNNIDDICIMVNPKHVNFYKTMFLFEDFGEERFYPGVGAPAVALRINMEHIEDKASEKYKDYDVDDNIHEFFYKMKSTLVELNNGWTFYDKRPPMSEEDARFFFNTRQELCEKLSPRQMEHLTRLYPFLKSIPASTMRTDHP; this is encoded by the coding sequence ATGACCGATCTCTCCGAAAATACGCGCCAGGATCGCCGAAGATCCGTCAGACTTCGCCGTTCCGCCATGCTGAGGGCCAAGCTGGATGAAATAGACCGACCGAACATCAAAATTGCGGAAGCCCGCGATGAGTGGGCTCAGTCCTTCGCCCTCGTCTACAGGGAGTACCTTGCCTCGGGATACATCGCGGAGCCGCACCCTTCGGGGATGCATTTAAGCGCCTACAATCTCCTGCCGGCGACGTGCGTCTTCATTTTCAGGACCTATGTCACGGTCATATCCACCCTGACCCAGATATTCGACAGCGAACTCTTCGGCTTGCCCATGGACGCTCTGTATCGGCCAGAGCTTGATGCGTTGCGTTCCCAGGGCAGAAAGATCACCGAGCTTTCGGCCTTGGCAACGCCCAGGGAGACACGCTGGTGCAATCTCATGGTCTTCCTGTCAAAAACGATGTTTGAATATTCGATGATGAACAACATTGACGACATATGCATCATGGTCAACCCGAAGCATGTCAATTTTTACAAGACAATGTTCCTGTTCGAAGACTTCGGAGAAGAGCGTTTTTACCCGGGAGTTGGCGCTCCGGCAGTCGCCTTGCGCATCAACATGGAGCATATCGAAGACAAGGCGTCGGAAAAATACAAGGATTATGACGTGGATGACAATATCCATGAATTCTTCTACAAAATGAAAAGCACCTTGGTGGAATTGAACAACGGGTGGACGTTCTATGACAAAAGGCCCCCCATGAGCGAAGAGGACGCGCGGTTCTTTTTCAACACCCGGCAGGAACTCTGCGAAAAGCTGTCCCCGCGCCAAATGGAGCATCTGACGCGGCTCTATCCCTTCCTCAAAAGCATCCCCGCATCCACCATGCGCACGGATCATCCATGA